In the genome of Chryseobacterium oryzae, one region contains:
- a CDS encoding peptidase, which translates to MSTHLYIATAKKQYGKLAKGMFVEIIIRNASRPPIQKEVLDAINKKYGDKTAVNGLSISNFDIVKQ; encoded by the coding sequence ATGTCCACCCACCTCTACATCGCAACCGCAAAAAAACAATACGGCAAACTCGCCAAAGGAATGTTTGTAGAAATTATAATAAGAAATGCCAGCAGACCGCCTATACAAAAAGAAGTTTTGGATGCCATCAACAAAAAATATGGCGATAAAACTGCCGTAAATGGGTTAAGCATTTCCAATTTTGATATTGTAAAACAATAA
- a CDS encoding DUF3467 domain-containing protein, giving the protein MDNQNQNPQDGNINIQLNEMIASGVYCNLALVNHSPSEFVVDFIQMMPGVQQANVRSRVILAPLHAKRVLAALQQNVANFEQQFGEIKEVEPFVLGGNNVQA; this is encoded by the coding sequence ATGGACAATCAAAATCAAAATCCACAAGACGGAAACATCAACATTCAGTTAAACGAAATGATCGCTTCAGGAGTTTACTGTAACTTAGCATTAGTAAACCATTCTCCATCTGAATTTGTGGTAGACTTCATCCAAATGATGCCGGGTGTTCAACAAGCTAACGTAAGATCTAGAGTAATCTTGGCTCCTCTTCATGCAAAGAGAGTTTTGGCTGCACTTCAGCAAAACGTTGCGAATTTTGAGCAACAATTCGGAGAAATTAAAGAAGTTGAACCTTTCGTATTGGGAGGAAATAACGTACAAGCTTAA